A window from Cydia strobilella chromosome 9, ilCydStro3.1, whole genome shotgun sequence encodes these proteins:
- the LOC134744241 gene encoding uncharacterized protein LOC134744241 isoform X3 gives MIKMDWRTGLLILTCVFYADGFSKYGRSCKDIGCLNSEVCVLAEDPCSFGHTRDCGTYPTCKKKTAVEGSHAEPQPSVPKPMPARPQTPSRDSDSAPNYPPPAPPAGGSPYGGSPYGGSSPYGGSSNNGGSNYPGGSPYGGGSPYGSNTNGGSSYPGGSPYGGGSPYGGGSPYGSNSNGGSSYPGGSPYGGTQGGGSPYGGNSPYGGSNNRGGYQPAQNRNYGGTHAKPNAASTFKPATYGWNVGVILVLTYLTQQYLYSMTRG, from the exons Atg ataaaaATGGATTGGAGGACGGGTCTTCTGATCTTAACGTGCGTGTTTTATGCTGATGGTTTTTCaa AATATGGGCGCTCGTGCAAAGACATAGGGTGCCTTAACAGCGAGGTGTGCGTTCTGGCAGAAGATCCTTGTTCTTTCGGCCACACCAGGGACTGTGGCACTTACCCAACATGTAAAAAGAAGACTGCAGTTGAAG GATCACACGCTGAACCGCAGCCGTCGGTGCCTAAACCAATGCCAGCGAGACCTCAGACACCCTCGAGGGACTCCGACTCGGCTCCTAACTACCCTCCGCCCGCCCCGCCTGCTGGCGGCTCCCCGTACGGCGGCTCGCCTTATGGAGGATCCTCGCCATACGGCGGTAGCTCGAATAACGGAGGAAGCAACTATCCTGGAGGCTCGCCCTACGGAGGTGGTTCTCCATACGGAAGCAACACAAACGGAGGCAGCAGCTACCCAGGAGGCTCACCTTACGGGGGCGGTTCTCCCTATGGTGGAGGCTCTCCTTATGGAAGCAATTCAAACGGAGGAAGTAGTTATCCGGGAGGCTCACCTTACGGAGGCACCCAAGGTGGTGGCTCGCCCTACGGAGGAAACTCACCATATGGTGGATCCAACAACAGAGGAG GATACCAACCGGCTCAGAACAGGAACTATGGGGGGACGCACGCCAAACCCAATGCGGCCTCCACTTTCAAGCCCGCGACCTATGGCTGGAATGTCGG
- the LOC134744241 gene encoding keratin, type I cytoskeletal 9 isoform X1, with product MIKMDWRTGLLILTCVFYADGFSKYGRSCKDIGCLNSEVCVLAEDPCSFGHTRDCGTYPTCKKKTAVEGSHAEPQPSVPKPMPARPQTPSRDSDSAPNYPPPAPPAGGSPYGGSPYGGSSPYGGSSNNGGSNYPGGSPYGGGSPYGSNTNGGSSYPGGSPYGGGSPYGGGSPYGSNSNGGSSYPGGSPYGGTQGGGSPYGGNSPYGGSNNRGGNSPYGGSSSGGSGFGSGGKGTLDSIFNTLNKYASGGGGGGSSSGGNGQGLSNIFGSILGNLSKNGGINNLFNTRPIMENPNYASPSNSRSSNSNYPSSGYQPAQNRNYGGTHAKPNAASTFKPATYGWNVGVILVLTYLTQQYLYSMTRG from the exons Atg ataaaaATGGATTGGAGGACGGGTCTTCTGATCTTAACGTGCGTGTTTTATGCTGATGGTTTTTCaa AATATGGGCGCTCGTGCAAAGACATAGGGTGCCTTAACAGCGAGGTGTGCGTTCTGGCAGAAGATCCTTGTTCTTTCGGCCACACCAGGGACTGTGGCACTTACCCAACATGTAAAAAGAAGACTGCAGTTGAAG GATCACACGCTGAACCGCAGCCGTCGGTGCCTAAACCAATGCCAGCGAGACCTCAGACACCCTCGAGGGACTCCGACTCGGCTCCTAACTACCCTCCGCCCGCCCCGCCTGCTGGCGGCTCCCCGTACGGCGGCTCGCCTTATGGAGGATCCTCGCCATACGGCGGTAGCTCGAATAACGGAGGAAGCAACTATCCTGGAGGCTCGCCCTACGGAGGTGGTTCTCCATACGGAAGCAACACAAACGGAGGCAGCAGCTACCCAGGAGGCTCACCTTACGGGGGCGGTTCTCCCTATGGTGGAGGCTCTCCTTATGGAAGCAATTCAAACGGAGGAAGTAGTTATCCGGGAGGCTCACCTTACGGAGGCACCCAAGGTGGTGGCTCGCCCTACGGAGGAAACTCACCATATGGTGGATCCAACAACAGAGGAGGTAATTCACCATATGGTGGCTCAAGCTCTGGAGGTTCAGGCTTCGGTTCTGGCGGCAAAGGAACCTTGGACAGCATATTCAATACGCTTAACAAATACGCTAgcggaggcggaggcggaggcTCCAGCAGCGGCGGCAACGGCCAGGGTCTGTCCAACATCTTCGGCAGCATTCTCGGCAATCTGTCTAAAAACGGAGGCATAAACAACTTGTTCAACACCAGACCGATTATGGAAAATCCTAACTATGCCTCTCCCTCAAATTCTAGGAGTTCTAACTCTAACTATCCGTCATCAGGATACCAACCGGCTCAGAACAGGAACTATGGGGGGACGCACGCCAAACCCAATGCGGCCTCCACTTTCAAGCCCGCGACCTATGGCTGGAATGTCGG
- the LOC134744241 gene encoding keratin, type I cytoskeletal 9 isoform X2 — MDWRTGLLILTCVFYADGFSKYGRSCKDIGCLNSEVCVLAEDPCSFGHTRDCGTYPTCKKKTAVEGSHAEPQPSVPKPMPARPQTPSRDSDSAPNYPPPAPPAGGSPYGGSPYGGSSPYGGSSNNGGSNYPGGSPYGGGSPYGSNTNGGSSYPGGSPYGGGSPYGGGSPYGSNSNGGSSYPGGSPYGGTQGGGSPYGGNSPYGGSNNRGGNSPYGGSSSGGSGFGSGGKGTLDSIFNTLNKYASGGGGGGSSSGGNGQGLSNIFGSILGNLSKNGGINNLFNTRPIMENPNYASPSNSRSSNSNYPSSGYQPAQNRNYGGTHAKPNAASTFKPATYGWNVGVILVLTYLTQQYLYSMTRG, encoded by the exons ATGGATTGGAGGACGGGTCTTCTGATCTTAACGTGCGTGTTTTATGCTGATGGTTTTTCaa AATATGGGCGCTCGTGCAAAGACATAGGGTGCCTTAACAGCGAGGTGTGCGTTCTGGCAGAAGATCCTTGTTCTTTCGGCCACACCAGGGACTGTGGCACTTACCCAACATGTAAAAAGAAGACTGCAGTTGAAG GATCACACGCTGAACCGCAGCCGTCGGTGCCTAAACCAATGCCAGCGAGACCTCAGACACCCTCGAGGGACTCCGACTCGGCTCCTAACTACCCTCCGCCCGCCCCGCCTGCTGGCGGCTCCCCGTACGGCGGCTCGCCTTATGGAGGATCCTCGCCATACGGCGGTAGCTCGAATAACGGAGGAAGCAACTATCCTGGAGGCTCGCCCTACGGAGGTGGTTCTCCATACGGAAGCAACACAAACGGAGGCAGCAGCTACCCAGGAGGCTCACCTTACGGGGGCGGTTCTCCCTATGGTGGAGGCTCTCCTTATGGAAGCAATTCAAACGGAGGAAGTAGTTATCCGGGAGGCTCACCTTACGGAGGCACCCAAGGTGGTGGCTCGCCCTACGGAGGAAACTCACCATATGGTGGATCCAACAACAGAGGAGGTAATTCACCATATGGTGGCTCAAGCTCTGGAGGTTCAGGCTTCGGTTCTGGCGGCAAAGGAACCTTGGACAGCATATTCAATACGCTTAACAAATACGCTAgcggaggcggaggcggaggcTCCAGCAGCGGCGGCAACGGCCAGGGTCTGTCCAACATCTTCGGCAGCATTCTCGGCAATCTGTCTAAAAACGGAGGCATAAACAACTTGTTCAACACCAGACCGATTATGGAAAATCCTAACTATGCCTCTCCCTCAAATTCTAGGAGTTCTAACTCTAACTATCCGTCATCAGGATACCAACCGGCTCAGAACAGGAACTATGGGGGGACGCACGCCAAACCCAATGCGGCCTCCACTTTCAAGCCCGCGACCTATGGCTGGAATGTCGG